In the genome of Triticum urartu cultivar G1812 chromosome 5, Tu2.1, whole genome shotgun sequence, one region contains:
- the LOC125509072 gene encoding disease resistance protein RGA2-like (The sequence of the model RefSeq protein was modified relative to this genomic sequence to represent the inferred CDS: added 273 bases not found in genome assembly): protein MESTVILNGLITSVSSSLAGVIVRVACVKKDVDILTGRLESIMAVIGDAERHRILARSEAADHRLKKLREIAYEAETIIDLFRIEVGTSRSQEWDAASICKCVKEVHIRCQIGNDIQELNKKLDTIIPVIQQLGLAAEDQSGIDSEVAPHYNESNTIGRGVGSDCNDLVNLLRRGGEGAHVLFAIVGTIGVGKSTLALKIYHEMRGRFRTRLWVNISNDSRRITIWSGDTFKGRAGMPEQREVLRRYLDGSTRNLLLVIDNVRKADDWNQLLAANEAFRRCGCKVIVTTRDENVARMMGVTHFHRVKCLNGDDGWLLLHKTANLGGTVATGNIQDVGRSIVQKCSGVPMAIRTIGWNLRGRCREDEWESIHSQDFISSYTGIRDSIDTTYMELKYRVKRCFLYCSLYPEQFVIKQQCATQQWIAEGFFEGRPNLEEEAESCYQELIERGLLLPEHEANGVVGAKMPTLLRSFALYRSGEENCVDNPSRISSTSKPWRLCITDEEAIEAIPVYVTRLRTLFVSASPLRRSSLDLIIGRFPNLRVLDLRDTQVESIPKTLGRLLQLRYLNLSNTEIRKLPQSIGNLMMLQFLILQNCPYLTQMTSHVGRLENLRGLDFSGAPELNDVRFRLLKLTGLNCLRGFFPANHGLKLKELHALRNLTSLQILKLGRASSIEDAHQSRLQEMYHLKELELCCSSVDQPPVDGQEHMKDVFSALRPPQSLVSLKLDGYYGNGFPAWFSVSHLTALQRLTLDGCVHCQRLPALGEMMNLKFLAIIGFSVLTEINYELRGAPATGVAFPLLEQLFLGRMQNMVSWSGLVDIDMPLLERLQLDSCPMMISVPSWLQHCTTLKSLKIQHADALQYIENLPALKELQVHYSSNLNRILNLSRLEDLKIVSCACLTVVQDVPLLRNLHLDLGKHTAELPEWLQKKQSFTLRGLEIIGSEDLLNRCSSSTARYGRLIKDAADHVYAKLHGGSLYFSYTKRTGMFYRSRRCRECFSMQGAAILAVPVAPQRVHGGWETWIKYTLCAIFLIVSQFFVQWAVSSR from the coding sequence CAGGAATGGGATGCTGCCTCTATATGTAAGTGTGTCAAGGAAGTTCATATCAGATGCCAGATTGGAAATGATATACAGGAACTAAACAAGAAACTGGATACAATCATACCAGTAATACAACAGTTAGGACTAGCTGCAGAAGATCAATCAGGAATAGACAGCGAAGTTGCTCCTCATTACAATGAGTCCAATACAATAGGTAGAGGTGTTGGCAGTGACTGCAATGATCTTGTTAATCTGCTACGGAGAGGTGGAGAAGGCGCCCATGTTCTTTTCGCCATAGTTGGAACTATTGGAGTTGGTAAGAGTACTCTTGCACTCAAGATATACCATGAGATGAGAGGTAGGTTTAGAACCAGGTTATGGGTAAATATCTCCAACGACTCCAGGCGCATCACAATATGGTCTGGTGACACATTTAAGGGAAGGGCAGGAATGCCGGAGCAACGTGAGGTGTTACGCCGCTATCTGGATGGTTCTACCAGGAACCTGCTCTTGGTCATTGATAATGTGCGGAAAGCAGATGATTGGAACCAGTTGCTGGCTGCAAATGAAGCATTCCGCCGTTGTGGCTGCAAAGTCATTGTAACAACACGTGACGAGAATGTCGCAAGGATGATGGGGGTGACCCATTTTCACCGTGTCAAGTGTTTGAATGGGGACGATGGCTGGTTGTTGCTCCACAAAACCGCTAATCTGGGAGGGACTGTAGCCACTGGTAACATTCAGGATGTTGGAAGAAGTATCGTGCAGAAGTGCAGTGGCGTTCCGATGGCAATTAGAACAATTGGATGGAATCTAAGGGGCAGGTGCCGGGAAGATGAATGGGAGAGCATACATTCACAAGATTTCATTTCCTCGTATACAGGGATAAGGGACAGTATTGATACGACGTACATGGAGTTGAAGTATCGCGTCAAGCGGTGTTTCCTCTACTGCTCTTTATACCCGGAGCAATTTGTGATCAAGCAGCAGTGTGCCACGCAGCAGTGGATTGCAGAGGGTTTCTTTGAGGGCAGACCAAATTTGGAAGAGGAGGCTGAAAGCTGTTACCAGGAATTAATAGAGAGGGGTCTTCTTCTGCCTGAGCATGAAGCTAATGGTGTGGTGGGAGCAAAGATGCCTACTCTACTGAGATCGTTTGCACTCTATCGGTCAGGTGAAGAGAACTGTGTGGATAATCCTAGTCGTATCAGTAGTACCAGTAAACCATGGCGCCTATGCATCACAGATGAAGAAGCTATAGAGGCCATCCCGGTTTATGTCACTCGTTTGAGGACACTCTTTGTGTCTGCAAGCCCACTCAGAAGAAGCAGCTTGGACCTTATCATTGGAAGGTTTCCGAACCTAAGAGTACTAGACCttagagacacacaagttgagaGCATTCCCAAAACGCTGGGAAGATTGCTGCAACTTAGGTACTTGAATCTTTCGAATACTGAAATAAGAAAACTTCCTCAGAGTATTGGGAATCTGATGATGCTGCAGTTTCTAATCCTCCAAAACTGTCCTTACCTCACACAAATGACCAGCCATGTTGGCCGTCTGGAAAACTTGAGGGGCCTCGACTTCTCAGGGGCACCAGAGCTAAATGATGTCCGTTTCAGACTACTCAAACTGACAGGACTCAACTGCTTGCGTGGTTTTTTTCCAGCTAACCATGGTTTGAAACTCAAGGAATTACATGCACTGCGCAACCTTACAAGCCTCCAGATACTGAAGCTAGGCAGGGCATCAAGCATAGAAGATGCACACCAATCAAGGCTGCAGGAAATGTATCATCTGAAAGAGCTCGAACTGTGCTGCAGTTCTGTCGACCAACCACCAGTTGACGGTCAAGAGCATATGAAAGATGTGTTCAGCGCACTCAGACCTCCTCAGAGTTTGGTTTCTCTCAAGCTAGATGGTTACTACGGCAATGGATTTCCAGCTTGGTTTTCAGTTTCTCACCTTACAGCGCTGCAGCGGCTGACGCTTGATGGCTGTGTCCACTGTCAGCGCCTACCAGCTCTCGGTGAGATGATGAATCTCAAATTCCTGGCTATCATAGGCTTCAGTGTGTTGACTGAGATCAACTATGAGCTTCGTGGGGCACCAGCAACCGGTGTGGCATTTCCACTGTTGGAGCAGCTATTCCTAGGGAGGATGCAGAATATGGTGTCATGGTCTGGTCTTGTAGATATAGACATGCCTTTACTTGAGAGATTACAGCTTGATAGCTGCCCCATGATGATTTCTGTCCCCTCATGGCTCCAGCACTGCACGACACTGAAAAGCTTGAAGATACAGCATGCTGATGCGCTTCAATATATCGAGAATCTGCCAGCACTTAAGGAGCTGCAAGTTCACTATAGTTCCAATCTGAATAGGATACTTAACCTCAGTAGACTGGAGGATTTGAAAATAGTGAGCTGCGCATGTCTGACTGTCGTGCAGGATGTTCCTCTGTTGCGCAACTTGCATTTGGATTTGGGCAAACACACAGCCGAGCTTCCAGAATGGCTCCAGAAGAAACAGTCATTTACTCTCAGGGGATTGGAGATTATCGGCAGCGAGGACCTATTGAACAGATGCTCCTCATCCACCGCGCGCTACGGGCGCCTCATCAAAGATGCAGCTGATCATGTTTATGCGAAATTGCATGGTGGTTCCTTGTACTTTTCGTACACCAAGAGGACTGGCATGTTCTATAGAAGCCGACGATGCAGGGAATGCTTCAGTATGCAAGGCGCAGCTATCCTCGCGGTGCCTGTTGCTCCCCAGCGAGTTCATGGTGGCTGGGAAACATGGATCAAGTACACACTTTGTGCCATCTTCCTCATTGTTTCCCAGTTCTTTGTTCAGTGGGCTGTTAGCTCTAGGTAA
- the LOC125556013 gene encoding adenylate isopentenyltransferase 3, chloroplastic-like, with translation MGAAVMEQRRGGKPKVVFVLGATSTGKSKLAIALAALFGGEVINSDKIQVYAGLPVITNKVTDEECAGVPHHLLGCVPCPDADFTVDDFCREATDAIKRVLSRGGLPVVAGGSNRYVEALVDGDGGAFRSSHDCLFVWLDAAPEVLRRSTAVRVDDMVRRGLVEEARAAFDPDASYSRGVRRAIGLPEMDAYLRRASDGDDDGTTAMLGRAVEEIKVNTFGLVLEQVEKIRRLSTLEGWDVRRVDCTEVLARTADGEGVQELWRKVVWEPVEDMVRAFVIAEKSGGKINLLP, from the coding sequence ATGGGCGCCGCCGTGATGGAGCAGCGACGCGGCGGCAAGCCCAAGGTGGTGTTCGTGCTGGGCGCGACATCCACAGGCAAGTCCAAGCTTGCCATCGCCCTGGCGGCGCTCTTCGGCGGCGAGGTGATCAACTCTGACAAGATCCAGGTGTACGCTGGCCTCCCAGTGATCACCaacaaggtgacggacgaggagTGCGCGGGTGTGCCGCACCACCTCCTCGGCTGCGTGCCGTGCCCCGACGCTGATTTCACTGTCGACGACTTCTGCCGGGAGGCGACTGACGCGATCAAGCGCGTTCTCTCCCGCGGCGGCCTCCCCGTGGTGGCCGGCGGCTCCAACCGGTACGTCGAGGCGCTCGTCGACGGAGACGGCGGCGCCTTCCGCTCCTCCCATGACTGCCTCTTCGTCTGGCTGGACGCCGCGCCGGAAGTCCTCCGCCGCTCCACGGCCGTACGGGTGGACGACATGGTGCGGCGGGGGCTCGTGGAGGAGGCCCGCGCGGCGTTCGACCCGGACGCCAGCTACAGCCGGGGCGTGCGCCGCGCCATCGGCCTGCCGGAGATGGACGCGTACCTGCGACGCGCGAGCGACGGCGATGATGACGGCACAACCGCGATGCTGGGGAGAGCGGTGGAGGAGATCAAGGTTAACACGTTCGGGCTGGTGCTGGAGCAGGTGGAGAAGATCCGGCGGTTGAGCACGCTGGAGGGGTGGGACGTCCGGCGGGTGGACTGCACAGAGGTGCTGGCGCGGACGGCGGACGGCGAAGGGGTGCAGGAGCTATGGAGGAAGGTTGTCTGGGAGCCCGTCGAGGACATGGTGCGGGCGTTCGTCATCGCGGAGAAGAGCGGTGGGAAGATCAACCTGCTGCCCTAG